The nucleotide window CACTCTTCCCTTCCCACTCTCCATTAATAAAAAGCTTCACTCTTTTCTTGGTTTACCCATTTTCCCAGAtcgctctctttctcttcttctctcccaaAGATTGCTTCTTTCTCATCTCTCTGCTCTGTTATTGGGTCtgcagcttgcatatttcagtGGTGTTGTTAGATCATTTCGTCAACGATCGGTCTACTGTTCTGATCTAAAAAGCAGCACATTTCTTGAGGTATGGATTTAGAACTAAGGAAAAAGCTTGTTTCTTTGGGTTTTCTGGGTCTGATTTGAGTTGGCGTGGGATTGCAGGATCTGGATTAGCTCCTCCAAACTCAATCGGAGGGGTTTGGGATATTGAGGTAACTTGCTCAATCTGCTATGCTGCACTTGGTTGTGTTggaaagtttcttttttttttcattggaaGTTGAATTCTTACGGTAAAAGATCTAAAGCttcggtttttttttgttctttgtgGAGATGCTGCCTTGTGATCCTGATTTTCGATATTCAATTATCTCTAaatatgggaaaaaaaaattgtagtacTTTTTTTAATGATTACGCAACTTGACATAGCAGCTCTGATTATGAGTTGAGCTTCCTTATATGAATCGATCATAGGCTCTAATTCTGGTATGCGGTGTATCTATTATTGCAGTTCTTGTTGGTAAATGCCATTGATTGATCTGGggtctgtcttttttttttttttttttgctgaactTGGTTCTTCTAATCATGTCTAGAATATTGTTTTGCTTTCCTAATTCCTAAAACATGTATCAGGAGGCCTCAAGCTTGATTCCATGGCCTCCTGGCATGTGTTGTTGATGGCGATGATGATATGGTAGTTACAGATTTTAGATATAGGGCGGTATGTGCAGATTATTTCAGATTTATAGGGTATGCAGTGTATTTTTGGTTTACAGCTGAACTGAACTATTGAGACTTGAACGCTTGTGGTGCATGTCGGTGTCTTGTTTTGATCATCAAGAGTTTGAATTTTGGGTGCAACTGATGTAGGATTACATGTTGAGCATTCTTATCTTCTTGCAAGCTCCTGCGCGTGCATTCTAGCATTCTTTTGCAGTGTTTGTTTAGGGTTATATAGTAGACGACAATAAATACCATTCTGTAGTTTTGTCTAAATATAAGGAGAGTTattgttttgctttgttttcttGCATGATATATTTCCTAAATTATATTGTTTGTGTTTATTCAAATCAACATGCATTTGACTGGCTGTAGTTTATAACTTTATGATTATCAATATTCCTTGTTCAGGGTTAATCCTGTCCTTATTATTTTCTACAGTCCTGCATGAAAGCTATGGGTTTCTGGAATGAATCCAGAAGACCTATTGAAGTATTTTTTTGAGCTAGCTTTTTATGTCCTTTCTTGCTTCCGCCTACCCAATTACCACTTCATGTATGTAACGATTTTCAAAAGCATGTCCCACGTTCTGTTTTGACTTGTGAGATTCATTTTTTCATGGTACTTGCTCAAAGATACCGaaaatacttgaattcacaTGTGTTGTATGTAACGGTTTTCAAAAGCATATCCCACGTTCTGTTTTTGACTTGTGAGATTCATTTTCTCATGGAATGTGCTGAAAGATACTGAAAATACTTGAATTCACGTGTGTTTTAAGTAACGATTTTCAAAAGCATATCCCACATTCTGTTTTGACTTGTGAGAGTCATTTTCTTGTGGTACTTGCTCAAAGATACCGAAAATACTTGAATTCACGTGTGTTGTATGTAACGATTTTCAAAAGCATATCCCACTTTCTGTTTTGACTTGTGAGATTCATTTTCTCGTGATACTTGCTCAATGATACCAAAAATACATGAATTCACGTGTGTCCTTTTACCTTGGACTAGAAATTTAATTGTAAAAAGCCCTCTTATGGTAAGGGTTGGCCTTACATGCGTTTTAGTAGATTATTTCCTGAATTGGTTAAAACTTTTGGTTATTTTTTCAAAAGCGTAAGGTTTTCCACCATTGCCAGCTTGTCTTGATACAGAATTTAAATTTTCCTCTTTGTCCTTTTCAGGGGAGTCTTGCTTATTTTACcaatatttgttcaaagcaTAATCCTTGAGGTAGATTAACTTTTCATATAAGATGTTGGGGGGCAACAATGCTAATTCCATGCTACCTGTTTTCGTGGATGAAAATCGCTTCCCCTATCCAACGAATGCCACAAATCAGCTGCAATTGTTTGGTAATGGTATGGTCCCCTTCCGATGTTGGTACTACACTGTAATCAAATTTTTATCTTTTCAGCATCAAAGTTGTCATTCCTAGAAAACTTATTAGTTGGGCTTGTGTCTAAGAAGAATGAGTTAATTCATGTTGCAGTACCAGCTGGATGTAATGTTGATCCTGTAAATTATTTTGGAACTGAGCATATCACTCCCATGCTTCGGCCTAATAAACGAACCAGGGAAATTGAAGATATCTCAAGACAGCAGAAGCTTCAAATTTCTTTGAACTACAATGTCTGTCAAGATGAAGCTGATCGCTCAGCTAGCATTCCAAACCCGAACCATGTATCGACAGGTTTAAGGCTAtcatatgatgatgatgagcgcAACTCGTCTGTTACATCTGCTAGTGGAAGCATGCCAGCAGCACCATCAATGATTTTATCCCTAGGGGACAATATTAGGACTGAGCTTGATCGGCAGAAGGAAGAATTTGATCAGTACATCAAAATTCAGGTATTTATTCAAAATATTCATAGTTATTAATTTCCCATCTATTGTCTTGTACTCTTGTTTCTTTGTCTCAAACAAGCGAAATCAATAAATGTTTGAATAATCATGAACCAATGTTTTGTGATGAATTTATATGTTAATACAAATAAGGATTTGTCAGTGCAATGTAGAAAATAGAACTCCAAAATCGCCACTTCTCTTCACTATGTAGCATACAATTTGGAAGTTCAATCATCTCACTGCACATTGATAATAAATTTTGACTATATCTGCTGATATGATAATCACATCATTCATTGTCTACAAGTCTACACCTAGTTTAATCATTTGTTACTAAGGTGTGTAGATACCCATTTGAATACTAAACAGTCTAGTCGAATGATTTCCTTATGGTCTTTGAAGGAAGATAGTGGGTAGTTTATATCAACTTGTCAAGGCTTTGTGCGGACCTCATAATATAATTCTATTGAGCATTACAATTGAGATTGAATTGTAGTCTGATGTTATGGTACTGTTATTTGCTTGCTCATCAACAGGAGGAACACTTGGCAAAGGGGGTAAGAGACATGAAGCATAGACATATGGCTTCTTTCCTTACCGCTATAGAGAAAGGTGTAGGCAAAAAGCTAAGGGAGAAAGACTTGGAAATTGAGACCATGAACCGCAAGAACCGAGAATTGGTCGATAAAATAAGACAGGTAGCTGTCGAAGCCCAGAATTGGCATTACAGAGCCAAGTACAATGAGTCAGTTGTGAATGTGCTGAAGAGCAACCTCCAGCAAGCAATTTCACAGGGTGCTGACCTAGGGAAGGAGGGTTTTGGAGACAGTGAAGTTGATGACGCTGCCTCATACATTGATCCGACTAACTACCTGGCCGTTCAAGGTGGGCCTGCAAAGTCCGTATCCAAGAATTACCTAGGGTTGAAGGAGCAAATGGATTGCAGAGCATGCAAAGCATGCCGAGCAAAGGAGGTGTCTATCTTGTTGATGCCTTGTAGGCACCTGTGTTTATGTAAGGACTGTGATGAGTTCATCAGTGTTTGCCCCGTATGCGAGTCAATGAAAACGGCTAGTTTCCAAGTATACCTGTCGTAAATTATTGAAGCTAgcaactaaaaatgaaaaatcattGGCACTGTTGATATATAATGTGTGTGATTTTGTACTGTTTACTTGAAATCAAAAAAATTGTATCCGGTGTATCCTAGTTGTCTTCTTGAAATGAGCTTATGAACAGTTACTTTATTCCAGTGTGGAGACTTTATCCATATCTTGACTTCTCTGTTCTTCCAACTTATTACGCCAATAAGTAACTGCTAAAATTGCACTAACATTTCACTAGTGCTGCAATTGAAACAAGGCAATGACTTGAAAGCTAGGgtaaaatctcaaaaatcaaaacaagttCCTGCTGCATTTTGTTCAATAGCTTCTGCTGCTGCATTTTGTTCAATAGCTTCTGCATAATCTCGTTCACATCAAGATCTCAGTAGCCATATGATCATCAAGtttcttcactttttttttgttttgaaaggcAAGTTTCTTCACTTTAATAATGTAAGTATGGACACTCCTCATGGCTCGTAGCAGAAGGTTTCATGTGAAGATGAATAGAGTTGATTTTGTTGTTGGCTTGGATAAAGGAGAACGTCAGAAAGTTGAGTGGTCGAggccttcttcttctccatatataattatattagctgctgctgctgcacaTGTCACATGGTTATTATTCTTCAAACAGAGGCATGCAGCTTTGTGGACATTGAGATCAGATCCAGATTCTCACATGGAGATGGTCGATATGATTACTTGTTTCTTACCATCTggtgaatccaatttaattctgataaaatcaaaatctataaGTGCAAACCAACAAGGAAAGCCCAACAAGCTTCTGTTCAGTGGTGTACATGTACAATGTGCATGCCCAAATTCTGATTTGTTGTCTAACTTACTAAGCAAGAATTGGGGTCTCAGCCATACTCCCTTACGTAGGTGGCCCAAAGCTTATGGGGCTTAAGGGAACTCAACTGAATTAAGCTGATTATATTATTCATCTGGGAAAACATCACAAACTATGCACCAACTATTggcatttctacactttggtatacaaactttcatatatatcacaATGGTATACCAAGTTTGCTCAAATCTTTCACTTTAGTGTACACCGTTAACTTTTCCGTTAAATATCCTCTAgaacagttaaaaaaaaaaaattatgttaatTTTTGCATGCAAAAACTTAACGGTGTTAACCTGATATACCAAAATGATGTTGAAATgcaaagttcatacaccaaTCTGATAGTTttcaaagttcatacaccaaagtgtagaatcATCCATACTTCATACACTGTTTGTGAAAATATTCCTAttcatccagattttcagtTCCCACTTCCCAACACATCAAATTTCCCGAGTATTACAATTTCTTCATCAATCTCTTCTGGCCACAAGGCACTGGAAGAAATTATGGAGGGGTTTCTAATTATCTAGTACATAGTCGGATAAAGAGGATCGAAAGAAGCACAGTATTCACAACTGACAACTTCGATCAAGTGAATAATATCACAAGGAACTCAAAAACATAATTTGGATAAATGAAGCAGCACAGTATTCGGTCTTTATCTAGTACCAAACTATTGATTAAACATAATTTTTAGGACTTGTTTAAGTGACGCAACAGCattatttcaatttttcaactttgaaaaatcataggaaaaaaaaaatcaaatgcaCAAACATTgaagcatatatatattgatatgcTAGTACTGCGCACTTGGTGTATGATGCTTCATCAGACATTTGCAGCTAGCTTGTAACCTCTCCGATCATTAGTAAGCAACGTTAAGTAACTGAGTGATCCGCAGCCAAATCAAAGTCTTAATAAGCACTATGCCTGTAGATGAACCTCCCATTAACTCCAAAGAGTAGCACATTTCATAGACAACTTTGCATTAGAAGTTCTTCATAAGCTTCCAAGGTTCCAAATATAGGAATCCGCAGATCCATATTACCCAATTAATATTGGTTTAGTTTTCATAGTGAATGTAAAAGTTTCGATGAAAACAGAACTGAGAATGTAGAATAAATAGAGGGGTAAAGTCAAAGAATGCAAGATGTAGACTCTCTATTAATGATCTAGTTACATTAATTATGTGAGCATGGAAAAAATGCACATAAAACCAAGAAATCATATATTTCAATTTCTATTCACACTCACTTTCCCTCTCACACACGCATTGAAATAGATTTGATTATATTAACCAAAGAAAACAGATGGATTATGACTGCGTTTTACTAGTATAAAAATCCAATTACCAAGCAAACTTAGTAATCCTTTAATTACTAATCAGTTTCTAAAGCCtggttgtgaatttgtgatctTGTTCATCTATTCCAAGTTCCCAAGCCATAAAACATATTTCTGAACATATCAAAATTAACAGTTTTAACCAGAGTATGTACTAGTTAGCAGGAGTGAAAAGCCAAAGCAAATTCATGTGATACAGAAGCAGCAGCAGTTCCCTATTTCATTTCATATAGTGTGGAAGACAAATGCAGAACATTTAAGTCAAACGAGGCCAGCCAACCCTATATATAAACAAACTGTATTTGCGTccaccatcatcttcttcttcctttttttgggTACTTAAAGGCCACCTTTAATCTGGGATCAAGCTAGTCAAGATCAGTGTCCACCCATGACAATATTTATTGGATCtcccattatatatatatatatatatatatatatatatatatataaatgcgcACACCAACAAGAAAGTGACTTGCACAAACGATCAAACCCCTCACGCTTAATTTACCTACAAAATTAGATAAACTAGTTTCATTTCCCCTCATGCCTTGGTTCAATCATTCGATGAAATACACACATACGTGTGAAAGAAATGTTATTCTTTACGTGCTTAAAGTCTGATTCTGATGTGATCATTTTTATACTTCAAATATGTGCCTGAATATGATCAACACAGATGCACTGTGACTAAACTGATCGAGTCAACTAGAGAGAGCTGCTGTACAGTGTTGACCAAGTGCTAACCTTTGACTCTTACTGGGTTGGTAAGAGCACGTCACAGATACAATACATGTCTGTCTCTTACTGGTGTAGCTGCCcatttcatatatctcaaagATAGAGTCGATCTATTATTGAATTTATGAACACGTATTATCCCAAATTAATCCCACACATCCCTTCCAGCCTTGTGTGGCAAATCACATAGCTCATATCGCCAAGTAGCCCTCTGGTTTTGACAAACAAGAAACATGAATATGAAACAACTAAAAGAATCCTACACAGAAGTCAAGCATTTAATAAACGATCTTAACACATTTGTTCAAACTCTTATagctaaagtttttttttttttttatgacatagCTAAAGTTATTTTATTAGGATCTTATGATATTGAAGATGTTTTGATTTGAAATGAATTGTAcatggttatatatatattcgtaTAGATGATTAACGAAATAACAAGTCAAAAATGCCACAACACAAAATCTAACAATTTAAGATGAGTTTAAATGATATGAAATAATAAAATTTTCATCTTGAATTTgatttctaaattttttttatccgACACACGATCAGATATCTGTTATTTTTAAACTAGTTGAGTTTATATCATATTCCTCCATCAATAGATTATGTCATATTCCACATGTGTTTCCATAAtatccatgaaaaaaaaaaaacaaccacacTCACTTTCTAATGAGtgaggaaaataaattataATAGTCACAATGTGTTTTTGTATTATAAAACGACAAGAGTCCGCATCATTCTCAGTTGCCGTTTTTGGACTCCACAGAGAGGAGACTTGATGATCACAACAACAAGTAGAAAAGATAGACGGCGATGCAGACCGGAAGAGCATCAAGTAGTGGCAGTACGCAAATCACAGGATCCCATCCCGCACCAGAAACCTACAAAGCAGGCTGTGGTTGAATCCCTCTGGTCCAAATTGGTAGGTTGCGCATGTGTTTGTTAATATTGTTAGTGTGCTTGTTGCCGCTAAAAATAATCAAAGGGTTTTTGCCCCCACCAACCAAACCCtgtaaataaattttaaaaaaaaaatttcagaaaaaataaaataaaaattggcGTTCTCGTTTTGAAGCTATTTATAGACGACCCTTGCTGGTACCAAAGAAATCAGTTAGCATTGCATCTTCTACCTAACTCCCACAAACCCAACACCAAAACCCAACTCTTCTTTTAAGGTAAGGTTGCATCAAACACTTGAGAATTGAATAAAGTTGGTCTCTTTTGGTagattggttttgattttgtggtGCAAATCATAGCAGGTGAGAAATGGCACGCAAGAAGATCCGAGAGTACGACTCCAAGAGGTTGTTGAAGGAACACTTCAAGAGGATCGCTGGCCGTGAATTGCCTCTCAAATCTGCCCAGGTCAGTCTTTGATTCAGATTTTGCTCAAGCATTTTGGATCTTAAAGATTCAAGCTTTGAAAGATTTATGATACATTTGAAGAAATCATGTGTATTGTGTAAATGGTGGTTACAGAGTACAATGGTTAAAGTAGTTTGATCTAATTTGAGCTCAATAGATTGAGGAGAGTTTTTAGATTGTTGAAGATCAAATCTTTAGCCAATTGTTAGATCACATATACCCTTATCTGGATTGTTAAAGATCAAATCTTTAGCCAATTGTTAGACCACATATACCCTTAACTAGATTGTTAAAGATTTAAGCAATCTGTTTGTGTGATCCCTGTCTAGAAGAAGTAAATTTGATGTGTTTCTGAACATAAATTTTGTTGCAAGTTGTAGCTTAttgattttttcctttttcttttttggttcgaTCTTTAGATTACCGAATCAACTGATTTCAATGAGCTACTTGAGAAGGAGACTTGGCTCTCTACTTCCAAGTTGGTTGTCAAGCCTGACATGTTGTTTGGAAAGCGTGGGAAGAGTGGTTTGGTTGCCTTGAACCTGGATTTCGCCCAAGTCGTCACCTTTGTGAAGGAGCGACTAGGCAAAGAGGTACTTTAAGTTTCCTATGGCTTCATACATATCACTCCTTTTGACAATTGGGAGAGTTCCGCTTACATGTTTCATTTCCAATTTACAGGTTGAGATGGGTGGCTGCAAAGGACCCATCACAACATTCATTGTCGAGCCCTTCATTCCCCACAATGAAGAGTTTTACATTAACATCGTCTCAGATAGACTTGGGAATAGCATAAGCTTCTCAGAGTGTGGAGGAATTGACATTGAGGAGAACTGGGATAAGGTATGTTTCGGATGTCATTTTGTTACTGAATATATCTGAAATCCTATAATGCATCTTTATTTGTTCTATGATAATCTAAAGAACCTGGAAGAGATTTGTAGGAAAGACTTGAAGCTTCTTATTTATAAAAAAACTTATACTTTGTACAGGTCAAGACCATATTTGTCCCAACGGGAGCTTCCCTTACACCAGATGTATCTGCTCCACTTGTTGCAACCCTTCCCTTGGAGGTAATACCTTTGTGCTCAATGATATGGTatattagtttttgtttatGTCTTTGCCGGAAGTCATTTTTCATGTTTTACACTATAGGTTTCCATCTTTTAATACATCAATGCCCAGTTTACTtctgactaaaaaaaaaaaattaagttattTGATTATGCTTAATTTATTAGTTGCTGGGTGCAATAATATGTTGTTCTGTTGATTTCAAGTTCATTTGGGCTCATATTGGTAATCATTAACAAATTGTATTCTTAAATCCAGATTAAAAGCGAAATTGAGGAGTTTATCAAGTCCGTATTTGCTCTATTTCAAGGTGTGTTAGAAAGTCTTTGACAATTCCATTTCATGGTACATTTGTAAGAAGAACCTTATTTACAATTAGTATGTTCCAGATCTCGACTTCACTTTTCTGGAGATGAATCCTTTTGCATTGGTTGATGGAAAGCCATATCCTTTGGATATGAGAGGCGAGCTGGATGACACTGCTGCTTTCAAGAACTTCAAAAAGTACagttcattttcttttgttatattaTTACCTTCCCAGCTCTGTTATTTGGCCAAAGCTATATAATGCAATCTGATGGCTCTTCTGTTTTAGCGTACCACCTTCAACACCACCTTACATGATATAATTGTTTCAGGTGGGGCAATATTGAATTTCCAATGCCATTTGGAAGAGTTATGAGTCCTACAGAAAAGTTTATTCACGGGCTAGATGAAAAGGTACAAACAGATGCCTTAACTGATAATGATAGTTTCCATGGAAGATTTGAGTTGCATGCATTTTGAAAGAAAGTCATAGGGAAATATCCTTCATATTTCTACACTTCCTTAGTCCATGGTTGTTGTATACAACTTGTGGTCCTGTGATTACCGACTCTCTCCATTAAAGTTTTTACAGAGTCAGCTGATTCCTCTCTTAACTGTAATGTCACGATGATAACACTGTCACATTTCATTTGATATTATCCATTTAGTATCCCAGCTTTAATCAGGTTCATTTATCATTTGCTTGCAGACAAGTGCATCTTTGAAATTTACAGTTCTGAACCCTAAGGGACGAATTTGGACTATGGTTGCTGGAGGAGGTGCAAGTGTTATTTATGCAGACACGGTGCGGTCATTTAAGATTCAGAAATTTAACTGGATTTGAACCCTGTAACTTATGAACCTTTGGTTTTCCTTGGCATTGATTGCTCACACCCAAAATATCATTCCTTGGTCAGGTTGGTGATCTTGGCTTTGCTAATGAGCTCGGAAACTATGCTGAATATAGTGGAGCACCAAATGAAGAGGAGGTATTGCAGTATGCCAGAGTTGTGATTGATGTAAGAACTCTTCATTTTCACTCTTAGCATTATATTACTATGTTCATGACTCCATGGTAGATTAAAAGGGCTGCATTCATATTTGCCACATCTCTATTTTTCGTTGGAAGTACAAGAAACATGATTATGCACCTCATACTTTTTGTTCTGTATAAGTAATCTCATTATTTCTACAGTGTGCAACTTCTGATCCTGATGGCCGTAAGAGAGCCCTTGTAATTGGAGGGGGAATTGCTAACTTCACTGATGTAGCTGCAACATTCAATGGCATTATTAGAGCCTTGAAGGAGAAGGTGACCTAAATCTACTATGCTAAACCCAcaatttgtatttgttttgttaCTATCTTTTCTAAGTGTGAAAACTGACTGCATATTTTGATTAATCAGGAATCAAAGCTTAAAGCTGCTAGGATGCATCTTTATGTCAGGAGAGGAGGTCCCAACTACCAGAGGGGACTTGCAAAAATGAGGGCACTTGCAGAGGAAATTGGCCTCCCTATTGAGGTAACCAATGTCTTTGAAATCATTACTGAATAAGATTAAGGAAAAGCAAATATGTCGCTGATATATGAAGAGCCTCTGCTGAGAAATTATCTGACATCATTTCTTGTGTTTCTTTGTTCTCTTATAGGTCTATGGTCCTGAAGCAACAATGACTGGTATTTGCAAGCAGGCAATTCAGTGCATCAGTGCTGCTGCATGATAATATTGTCTGAAGATTTCTGCTCTCTCTTCTTGTCtatctcatctttttttttttctgcggCAAGTGTCAGCTCCATACCTTGTACCAATTTCTTTTGTTAAGCTCTTTGTACCAATTTCATTCTATCAAAAACCTCAGCAAAGTTGATGTAGTTGTATGTGCCAATGAGTAATATGATAGTGGGATGGTACGGTGTGACCTTATTACCATAATAAAAAGTTTAAATTGGTATTCCTTTCTCCGGATATCAGGTTCCTTGTTGATACCAGAACCTCCGCAAATTTGAAATGCATAACAGTCCTGAGGACTTATAGCTCTAGTGATAAAAGATCATTATGCCCACACCTTCCGTATACATGAGGTCCTGAATTCGAATCTCTCTCCCCAATGTCTTTTTCACAACAAGGGAAAAGGAAAATGCTAATGGCCGATGATAATGGTGAGCTACATATATGCAGCACATCAACCTCCATTGCCCCTTGAATCGTCTTTTATGGATACAGAACCCAAAACAGTGGACAAAGAGTAATCAAGCGGAGTGATCACTTTCGAGATAACTAGAGTATGGCATCAGTCCCTGAAAAAGTCTTGAAAGCATGAACCTCTACTCACTCTAGGGCCCTTTTTGTTGGTTTGCTTGGTAGTTTGGTATGAGGCTATGAGCTCTTAGCGGTTAAGACGTTCCATCTTTATGTGCTTTCTGAAAATTAGAAGCTGCAGTATTAGCTGTGGTCGTTgatgagttctcaaaattacGTCTCTGGTTTTTGTATTCTTTGAAGGACTGGTTCTTTTTAGTACTGCAAATCTGAGATTGTAAAATATTCCCCTGATTCTAGTTGgagtttttctctttctttttccagTCAGTTAGAGGTTCTGA belongs to Rosa chinensis cultivar Old Blush chromosome 4, RchiOBHm-V2, whole genome shotgun sequence and includes:
- the LOC112198052 gene encoding ATP-citrate synthase alpha chain protein 1 yields the protein MARKKIREYDSKRLLKEHFKRIAGRELPLKSAQITESTDFNELLEKETWLSTSKLVVKPDMLFGKRGKSGLVALNLDFAQVVTFVKERLGKEVEMGGCKGPITTFIVEPFIPHNEEFYINIVSDRLGNSISFSECGGIDIEENWDKVKTIFVPTGASLTPDVSAPLVATLPLEIKSEIEEFIKSVFALFQDLDFTFLEMNPFALVDGKPYPLDMRGELDDTAAFKNFKKWGNIEFPMPFGRVMSPTEKFIHGLDEKTSASLKFTVLNPKGRIWTMVAGGGASVIYADTVGDLGFANELGNYAEYSGAPNEEEVLQYARVVIDCATSDPDGRKRALVIGGGIANFTDVAATFNGIIRALKEKESKLKAARMHLYVRRGGPNYQRGLAKMRALAEEIGLPIEVYGPEATMTGICKQAIQCISAAA
- the LOC112197828 gene encoding BOI-related E3 ubiquitin-protein ligase 1; its protein translation is MLGGNNANSMLPVFVDENRFPYPTNATNQLQLFGNVPAGCNVDPVNYFGTEHITPMLRPNKRTREIEDISRQQKLQISLNYNVCQDEADRSASIPNPNHVSTGLRLSYDDDERNSSVTSASGSMPAAPSMILSLGDNIRTELDRQKEEFDQYIKIQEEHLAKGVRDMKHRHMASFLTAIEKGVGKKLREKDLEIETMNRKNRELVDKIRQVAVEAQNWHYRAKYNESVVNVLKSNLQQAISQGADLGKEGFGDSEVDDAASYIDPTNYLAVQGGPAKSVSKNYLGLKEQMDCRACKACRAKEVSILLMPCRHLCLCKDCDEFISVCPVCESMKTASFQVYLS